From Zavarzinella sp., one genomic window encodes:
- a CDS encoding arylsulfatase — protein MKPLFFVGLLAVACSATVTQADDRPNIIVIMSDDMGFSDIGCYGGEIQTPNLDRMAANGVRFTQFYNTARCCPTRASLLTGLYPHQAGVGHMMEDRNRPGYKGNLNKNCRTMAEALRPAGYRSYAVGKWHVTRSTSADGPKENWPLQRGFDRFYGTITGAGSFFDPSTLVKDNTMISPFADPEYQPKTYYYTDAISEYGSRFIKEHAKKNADQPFMMYVTYTAAHWPMHALPEDIAKYRGKYSAGYEAIRKARFEKAVKLGLIDPMQGMVSGTGDWDAVKNKEFEEACMEVYAAMIDRMDQGIGQIIKSLEATKQLDNTLILFMQDNGGCAEGMGRTPNKTHPDGPRPGKPVYPPLKNTDLGNGGIVPDQTRDGFPVRMGPNVIPGGADTYVAYGRDWATVSNTPFREYKHWVHEGGISTPLIAYWPKKINGDRTGKLVKSPAHLIDIMATCVDLGQAKYPTEVDGNKITPLEGVSLAPAFAGQELQRTNPLFWEHEGNRAVRAGDWKLVSKYRGPWELYNIAKDRVELNNLADKMPEKVKELATQYDQYAKRALVVDWAEFTPKKKNNPKKK, from the coding sequence ATGAAACCTCTCTTTTTCGTGGGATTGCTGGCAGTAGCCTGCAGTGCCACGGTCACCCAGGCCGATGACCGGCCAAACATCATCGTCATTATGTCCGACGATATGGGATTCAGCGACATCGGCTGCTACGGTGGGGAAATCCAGACGCCAAATCTGGATCGTATGGCAGCCAATGGGGTGCGATTCACCCAGTTCTACAACACGGCACGGTGCTGTCCCACGCGGGCGAGTTTACTGACCGGATTGTATCCCCACCAGGCGGGCGTGGGACATATGATGGAAGATCGAAATCGCCCGGGTTATAAAGGCAATCTGAACAAAAACTGCCGAACCATGGCGGAGGCGCTGCGACCCGCTGGGTATCGCTCTTATGCCGTGGGTAAGTGGCATGTGACTCGCAGCACTTCAGCAGACGGTCCCAAGGAGAACTGGCCACTGCAACGTGGCTTCGATCGGTTTTATGGTACGATCACTGGTGCGGGCAGTTTTTTTGATCCATCGACATTGGTGAAAGATAATACCATGATTTCCCCATTCGCCGATCCTGAATATCAGCCAAAAACGTATTACTATACCGATGCGATTTCAGAATACGGATCGCGGTTTATCAAAGAACATGCCAAAAAGAATGCAGATCAGCCATTCATGATGTATGTCACGTACACTGCTGCCCACTGGCCGATGCATGCACTGCCGGAAGATATTGCCAAATACCGTGGCAAATACTCTGCCGGGTATGAAGCCATTCGCAAAGCTCGTTTCGAAAAAGCGGTGAAATTAGGTCTGATCGATCCCATGCAAGGAATGGTTTCTGGCACTGGAGATTGGGATGCCGTGAAAAACAAAGAGTTTGAAGAAGCCTGCATGGAAGTGTATGCTGCGATGATAGATCGAATGGATCAGGGGATTGGGCAAATCATCAAATCGCTGGAAGCAACCAAACAGTTGGATAATACGCTGATACTGTTTATGCAGGATAATGGTGGTTGTGCAGAAGGAATGGGTCGCACCCCAAACAAAACACATCCGGATGGCCCTCGTCCAGGGAAGCCAGTGTATCCACCACTCAAAAATACCGATCTTGGCAACGGTGGTATTGTTCCAGATCAAACCCGCGATGGCTTTCCTGTTCGTATGGGCCCCAACGTCATCCCTGGTGGGGCGGATACCTATGTTGCCTATGGTCGGGATTGGGCTACAGTTTCCAATACTCCTTTTCGCGAATACAAGCACTGGGTTCATGAAGGTGGGATCAGCACCCCACTGATTGCATATTGGCCAAAGAAAATTAATGGCGACCGAACAGGAAAACTAGTCAAGTCTCCCGCACACTTGATTGACATCATGGCAACGTGCGTCGATCTGGGACAGGCAAAGTATCCCACCGAAGTAGATGGGAACAAAATCACCCCGCTGGAAGGTGTTTCGCTTGCTCCGGCTTTCGCAGGCCAAGAATTACAACGCACCAACCCACTGTTCTGGGAACACGAAGGCAACCGTGCGGTGCGTGCGGGTGACTGGAAGCTGGTTTCGAAATACCGTGGCCCATGGGAGCTTTACAATATTGCCAAGGACCGTGTGGAATTGAATAATCTTGCGGACAAAATGCCAGAAAAAGTAAAGGAACTTGCCACACAATATGATCAATATGCCAAGCGGGCTTTGGTTGTGGACTGGGCAGAGTTTACACCGAAAAAGAAAAACAACCCTAAAAAGAAGTAG
- the upp gene encoding uracil phosphoribosyltransferase: MSVNVSQHPLIKHKLALLRDANTEPIIFRTLVQEIAQLLFFEAAVDLQTTRVTVQTPVAPALSEVIWERVGIIPILRAGLGMSEGIVHILPKASVWHLGLYRDHTTLQPVTYYKKLPDQPNIDIGFVVDPMLATGGSASHALTILKTWGLKRLKLISIIAAPEGITALQNDHPDVPIHLAALDDCLNEHAYIVPGLGDAGDRQFGT; encoded by the coding sequence ATGTCTGTCAATGTTTCTCAGCATCCGTTGATCAAGCACAAACTTGCGTTACTGCGGGATGCCAACACCGAACCGATCATCTTCCGCACCCTGGTGCAGGAAATTGCTCAACTGCTGTTTTTTGAAGCAGCCGTGGATTTACAAACCACCCGCGTGACAGTGCAGACGCCAGTCGCACCCGCGCTATCCGAAGTCATCTGGGAGCGGGTGGGGATTATCCCCATCCTGCGTGCTGGCTTGGGCATGTCCGAAGGGATTGTGCATATCCTGCCCAAGGCTAGTGTCTGGCACCTGGGACTGTATCGCGATCACACCACACTTCAACCGGTTACTTACTACAAGAAACTGCCTGATCAGCCCAACATCGACATCGGCTTTGTGGTTGATCCCATGCTGGCGACAGGTGGTTCGGCATCCCACGCACTGACGATTCTGAAAACATGGGGCTTGAAAAGATTAAAGCTGATTTCGATCATTGCTGCACCTGAGGGAATTACCGCACTGCAGAATGATCATCCGGATGTGCCGATCCACCTGGCAGCATTGGACGACTGCTTAAACGAACATGCATATATTGTGCCTGGACTTGGAGATGCAGGCGACCGGCAGTTTGGTACTTGA
- a CDS encoding FkbM family methyltransferase: MSDNSTMNQNQPTYRSHHNLHDLHLPQLLQQWKPTWAKELWLIDVGCSGGIHPSWQVFEEKLHAVGVDPLVSEVNRLNAENKLPGVTYIDAFVATPEYSMQQSPLQCHLFSSTSATSAMELMKLNYTKEIFNTGGELVFSSNKVTVDEVAAKHHISDCDVLKIDTDGHDYPVLQSAGKLLQDNHTICVDIEVQLHGEPGSETTTYSNIDNYLRERGFSLFMFEVFRYSRAELPMPFHFDIPAQTTSGQVMWAEGVYFRDLTIPNYETKFNFTITEEKVLKLACLYELYELRDCAANLLIKFADRFSYKAILPQLLDALTPEWLGEKQTYDQWMARFRSNPKSFYPEAIKEAMKRDNIPQSSDEGKHLERIRQLEEELASLRRSNSWKVTAPLRKISQLLGRKQ, translated from the coding sequence ATGTCAGATAACAGCACGATGAATCAGAATCAGCCAACGTATCGCAGCCACCACAATCTGCACGATTTGCATCTCCCCCAACTATTGCAACAGTGGAAGCCCACGTGGGCAAAAGAATTGTGGCTGATCGATGTTGGGTGCAGCGGTGGCATTCACCCGTCCTGGCAAGTTTTTGAAGAGAAGCTTCATGCAGTCGGTGTTGACCCACTGGTATCGGAAGTTAATCGACTGAATGCAGAGAACAAACTTCCTGGCGTTACCTATATTGATGCGTTTGTTGCCACGCCAGAATATTCGATGCAGCAATCCCCGCTTCAATGCCACCTGTTCAGCAGCACCAGCGCCACCAGTGCAATGGAATTAATGAAGTTAAACTATACCAAAGAGATCTTCAATACTGGTGGGGAATTAGTATTTTCTTCAAACAAAGTAACTGTTGATGAAGTTGCAGCGAAACATCATATTTCAGATTGTGATGTGCTGAAAATCGATACGGATGGGCACGATTATCCTGTACTACAAAGTGCAGGTAAGCTGTTGCAGGATAACCATACGATTTGTGTTGATATTGAAGTGCAACTTCATGGCGAACCTGGCAGCGAAACTACCACATACAGCAATATCGACAACTACCTGCGTGAACGTGGTTTTTCGCTGTTTATGTTCGAAGTATTTCGATACTCACGGGCTGAATTGCCTATGCCGTTTCACTTTGATATTCCCGCTCAGACAACATCCGGGCAGGTGATGTGGGCAGAGGGTGTTTATTTTCGCGATTTGACGATTCCGAACTATGAAACCAAATTCAACTTCACTATCACTGAAGAAAAGGTGCTGAAACTGGCGTGCCTTTACGAGCTTTACGAGCTTCGTGATTGTGCGGCCAACCTGCTCATCAAGTTTGCGGATCGATTCAGTTACAAAGCGATACTGCCTCAATTGCTGGATGCACTTACCCCAGAGTGGCTGGGTGAAAAGCAGACTTACGATCAATGGATGGCACGCTTCCGCAGCAATCCGAAATCGTTCTATCCGGAAGCAATCAAAGAAGCGATGAAACGCGATAACATTCCCCAGTCTTCTGATGAAGGGAAACATTTGGAACGAATTCGCCAGTTGGAAGAAGAACTTGCCAGTCTTCGGCGTTCAAACAGTTGGAAGGTTACAGCACCTTTACGCAAGATCAGCCAGTTGCTTGGTCGAAAACAGTAA
- a CDS encoding PQQ-binding-like beta-propeller repeat protein, which produces MKYLSVFIICCSLVASNLCAAEPVQHRVLAADRSTGKVAIIGKDGKVEWEFTNKHDVHDLHMLPNGNILTHTSSTTVVEIQPDKKIAWKYESKPKAGYRGRVEVHAFQRLPNGNTMIAESGNSRIIEVDTAGKIVVEVPLKVKQSQPHRDTRMVRKLATGNYLVCQEAESCVREYDSTGKVVWEYTLDLGNRPRSGGHGVEGHGTEVYGAVRLKNGNTLIAGGNNNRVLEVDPKGKIVWQVDQKELPGITFAWVTTLQVLPNGNIVIGNCHAGKENPQLIEITRDKKVVWKFQDFVNFGNNLASAQLLDIQGEVIR; this is translated from the coding sequence ATGAAGTACCTCTCCGTATTCATTATTTGTTGCAGTCTTGTCGCCAGCAATCTGTGTGCAGCAGAACCCGTGCAGCACCGCGTGCTGGCAGCAGACCGTTCCACTGGGAAAGTGGCAATTATTGGCAAGGATGGCAAAGTAGAATGGGAATTTACCAATAAGCACGATGTGCATGATCTGCATATGCTGCCGAATGGCAACATTCTTACGCACACCAGTTCGACTACTGTTGTGGAAATTCAACCTGATAAGAAAATCGCCTGGAAATATGAATCAAAGCCAAAAGCAGGCTATCGTGGCAGAGTGGAAGTGCATGCCTTCCAACGATTGCCGAACGGCAACACCATGATTGCTGAATCTGGTAATTCCCGCATCATAGAAGTGGATACGGCTGGCAAAATTGTGGTGGAAGTGCCACTGAAGGTTAAGCAGTCCCAGCCGCACCGCGATACACGAATGGTGCGTAAGCTTGCCACAGGAAATTATCTGGTATGCCAGGAAGCGGAATCGTGCGTACGTGAATATGACAGCACCGGCAAAGTGGTGTGGGAATATACTCTCGATCTTGGGAACCGCCCACGGTCGGGTGGGCATGGCGTAGAAGGCCATGGCACCGAAGTATATGGTGCTGTGCGACTGAAGAATGGCAATACATTGATCGCGGGTGGCAACAATAACCGTGTACTGGAAGTGGATCCGAAAGGTAAAATCGTCTGGCAGGTAGATCAGAAAGAACTGCCAGGAATTACCTTTGCCTGGGTTACCACGTTGCAGGTATTGCCGAACGGCAATATTGTGATTGGTAATTGCCACGCTGGCAAAGAGAATCCCCAGTTGATTGAAATTACCCGAGACAAAAAAGTAGTCTGGAAGTTTCAGGATTTTGTAAATTTTGGGAATAACCTGGCATCCGCACAACTGCTGGATATCCAGGGGGAAGTCATTCGCTAA
- a CDS encoding sugar kinase, with protein MIVTFGEAMIRLTPPDHRRLVQAYTLDVEIGGAELNTAVGIAQLGHPVRWVSRLLDAPMGHLIANRTQEAGVDTRFIQWTSTGRVGVYYLEVGASPRPSRIFYDRAESAIAQIQPGMLPWSEIFRDQRYFYVTGITAALSKGAAEAVLEALKAARQAGLTTVLDPNYRSKLWSVEDAAAWLQQAIHHVDVLVSNPEDIERFFNVKASEVEAGARETATRYSLKAVALTLRETPSVWRNTISALVFADGTSYHGPTVEVEIVDRLGTGDAFVSGLFHGMIQNNWQRAVDYGVACAAIKHTIQGDLPWLELSEVDDLLQGGGMRIRR; from the coding sequence ATGATTGTTACTTTTGGCGAAGCAATGATTCGCCTGACCCCACCTGACCATCGAAGGTTGGTGCAGGCCTACACCCTGGATGTAGAAATTGGCGGTGCGGAATTAAACACCGCTGTGGGCATTGCCCAACTGGGCCATCCGGTACGTTGGGTTTCACGGTTGCTGGATGCACCGATGGGCCATCTGATTGCTAATCGCACGCAGGAGGCAGGTGTCGACACCCGATTTATCCAGTGGACTTCCACGGGTCGTGTGGGGGTGTATTATCTGGAAGTAGGTGCTTCGCCTCGCCCCAGCCGGATCTTCTATGATCGTGCAGAGAGTGCTATTGCCCAGATTCAGCCGGGTATGTTACCATGGTCGGAGATTTTTCGGGATCAACGGTACTTTTACGTCACCGGAATTACCGCAGCACTCAGTAAAGGTGCGGCGGAAGCAGTATTGGAAGCCTTGAAAGCAGCACGTCAGGCGGGCTTGACGACAGTACTGGACCCGAATTATCGCTCGAAATTATGGTCGGTCGAAGATGCAGCAGCCTGGTTGCAACAAGCGATCCACCACGTGGATGTGCTGGTAAGTAACCCCGAAGATATTGAACGGTTCTTCAACGTGAAAGCGAGCGAAGTGGAAGCCGGTGCCAGGGAAACTGCAACGCGTTACAGTTTGAAAGCGGTTGCTTTGACCCTGCGGGAAACACCCAGTGTCTGGCGGAATACGATATCTGCATTGGTATTTGCAGATGGAACCAGTTATCATGGCCCCACGGTAGAAGTGGAAATTGTGGATCGCCTGGGAACCGGAGATGCATTTGTCAGTGGGCTGTTTCATGGCATGATCCAGAACAACTGGCAACGTGCCGTTGATTATGGCGTGGCCTGTGCCGCAATCAAGCACACCATCCAGGGAGACTTACCCTGGCTGGAACTTTCCGAAGTAGACGATTTGCTGCAAGGTGGTGGCATGAGAATTCGCCGTTAA
- a CDS encoding putative quinol monooxygenase: protein MIAVVVDFLIKTEHAQDFHQAVLRHSHNSLTNEPECKQFDVMLDPENAAHFLLCELYTSQEAFEFHRQQPYMQQFVATIGPWIENKMLKVWEMKTELSSAKRN from the coding sequence ATGATAGCAGTTGTTGTTGACTTTCTCATTAAAACCGAACATGCCCAGGATTTTCACCAGGCAGTGCTGCGGCATTCCCACAATTCACTGACGAACGAGCCAGAGTGCAAGCAGTTTGATGTGATGCTGGATCCGGAAAACGCAGCCCACTTTCTGCTGTGCGAACTGTACACCAGTCAGGAAGCGTTTGAATTCCACCGTCAGCAGCCATACATGCAGCAGTTTGTTGCCACGATTGGACCGTGGATTGAAAATAAAATGCTCAAAGTTTGGGAAATGAAAACCGAATTAAGCAGTGCGAAGCGGAATTAA